Proteins encoded in a region of the Raphanus sativus cultivar WK10039 chromosome 8, ASM80110v3, whole genome shotgun sequence genome:
- the LOC108821693 gene encoding pentatricopeptide repeat-containing protein At4g19191, mitochondrial codes for MSLIHRRLNRFGLSSVSAWNVQIREAVNRNDPTESLLLFREMKRQGFEPNNLTFPFVAKACAKLSDIAYSKMVHAHVLKSTFWSDLFVGTATVDMFVKCNRLDYACKVFDVMPERDATTWNAMLSGFCQPGDTDKTFSLFREMRLAEIVPDSVTVMTLIQSAAFEKSLKLLKAVHAFGVRLGVDVQVTVANTWVSSYAKCNDLESAKLVFEGIDRSDRTVVSWNSMFKAYAVFGEAFDSFGLYRLMLFEEFKPDLSTFINLAASCQSPETVIQGRLIHSHAIRIGADQDTEVVNTFVSMYSKSGDVSSARLLFDVMSSRTCVSWTVMISGYTEKGDMDEALSLFHAMDKTRVSPDLVTLLSLILGCGRFGSLEIGRWLNARADTYGYKRDNVIICNALIDMYSKCGSIAEARDIFDNMSEKTVVTWTTMIAGYALNGVFHESLELFNKMIDSDYKPNHITFLAVLQACAHSGSLEKGWECFLTMKEVYNINPGLEHYSCMVDLLGRKGKLEEALELIRNMSYKPDAGIWGALLSACKIHRNVKVAEQAGECLFNLEPETAASYVEMANIYAAAGMWDGLARIRSMMKFRNVKKYPGESVIQVDGKSHTFTVGERDHAEHETIYFVLDCLSMFARDVHKDTFTYLT; via the coding sequence aTGTCCTTGATTCACCGCCGGTTGAATCGTTTTGGCCTATCCTCCGTTAGCGCTTGGAATGTTCAGATACGAGAAGCAGTCAACCGAAATGATCCGACAGAATCACTTCTCCTATTCCGAGAAATGAAGCGCCAAGGGTTCGAACCCAACAACTTGACCTTCCCATTTGTGGCCAAAGCCTGCGCTAAGCTCTCTGACATTGCTTACTCTAAGATGGTTCATGCCCATGTCCTAAAGTCTACGTTTTGGTCTGACCTGTTCGTTGGAACCGCAACGGTCGATATGTTCGTGAAATGCAATCGTTTGGATTACGCGTGCAAGGTGTTCGACGTAATGCCTGAGAGAGATGCCACCACCTGGAACGCGATGCTCTCTGGTTTCTGTCAGCCGGGGGATACAGATAAGACGTTTTCTCTGTTTCGTGAGATGAGGCTCGCCGAGATCGTACCTGACTCCGTGACCGTCATGACCTTGATTCAATCCGCTGCTTTCGAAAAAAGTTTGAAGCTTTTGAAGGCTGTGCATGCGTTTGGGGTACGTTTAGGTGTAGATGTACAGGTTACGGTTGCTAACACTTGGGTTTCTAGTTACGCGAAATGTAATGATTTGGAGTCGGCTAAGTTAGTGTTTGAAGGTATTGACAGAAGTGACAGAACCGTCGTGTCTTGGAACTCGATGTTCAAGGCTTATGCAGTTTTTGGTGAAGCGTTTGATTCGTTTGGTCTTTACAGGTTGATGTTGTTTGAAGAGTTTAAACCGGATTTGAGCACCTTTATTAATTTAGCAGCATCGTGTCAGAGCCCTGAAACAGTAATACAAGGAAGATTGATTCATTCTCATGCAATCCGTATTGGTGCAGATCAAGATACAGAAGTGGTCAATACCTTCGTTTCAATGTATTCGAAATCTGGAGATGTAAGCTCAGCGAGGCTTTTGTTTGACGTCATGTCTTCCAGAACATGTGTTTCTTGGACTGTGATGATAAGTGGGTATACCGAGAAAGGTGATATGGATGAAGCTTTGTCCTTGTTTCACGCCATGGACAAGACAAGAGTGAGTCCAGATCTCGTTACTTTACTCTCCCTCATTTTAGGTTGTGGAAGATTCGGTTCATTAGAGATTGGAAGATGGTTAAATGCTAGAGCAGATACTTATGGGTACAAGAGAGACAACGTCATAATCTGCAATGCTCTTATTGATATGTACTCAAAATGTGGAAGTATAGCCGAAGCTAGAGACATCTTCGATAACATGTCTGAGAAAACCGTCGTCACATGGACTACAATGATAGCTGGATACGCATTGAACGGAGTCTTCCACGAATCTTTGGAACTTTTCAACAAGATGATAGATTCGGATTACAAACCAAACCACATAACGTTCCTTGCAGTTCTCCAAGCTTGTGCACATTCAGGTTCTCTGGAGAAAGGGTGGGAGTGTTTCCTCACCATGAAAGAAGTATACAACATCAATCCTGGACTAGAGCATTACTCTTGCATGGTAGATCTTCTCGGAAGAAAGGGAAAGCTCGAAGAAGCACTAGAACTCATCCGTAACATGTCGTATAAACCCGATGCAGGCATATGGGGTGCATTGCTTAGCGCTTGCAAGATCCACCGTAACGTGAAGGTGGCCGAGCAAGCGGGTGAGTGTCTTTTTAACTTGGAACCGGAAACGGCTGCGTCGTATGTAGAGATGGCGAACATATATGCAGCTGCTGGTATGTGGGATGGTCTTGCTAGGATTAGATCGATGATGAAATTCAGGAATGTAAAGAAGTATCCAGGTGAAAGTGTGATTCAGGTGGATGGGAAGAGTCACACATTCACCGTGGGAGAACGTGACCATGCAGAACACGAAACCATATACTTTGTTTTGGATTGTTTGAGTATGTTCGCGAGAGATGTGCATAAAGATACGTTTACTTATCTGACGTGA
- the LOC108822813 gene encoding glycine-rich protein A3: MGGGKDKHHDEQDKGFHGFPGGGHHYPPAPGGYPPAGYPPQQGYPPAGGYPPAGYPPGAYPPGAPGGYPPAPGHGGYPPAGYPAPHHSGHSSGGLGGMIAGAAGAAAAAYGAHHVGHASHNPYGHAGHGGFGHVGHASHGYGHGGHGKFKHGKHGGKHGGKFKHGKHGKHGMFGGGGKFKKWK; this comes from the exons ATGGGAGGAGGTAAAGACAAGCATCATGATGAGCAAGACAAAGGGTTTCATGGGTTTCCAGGAGGTGGACATCATTACCCACCCGCTCCTGGAGGTTACCCACCCGCTGGCTACCCTCCACAGCAAGGGTATCCTCCAGCTGGAGGCTATCCACCTGCTGGTTACCCACCCGGTGCTTACCCTCCTGGTGCACCTGGTGGTTATCCTCCTGCTCCCGGTCACGGTGGCTATCCTCCTGCAGGCTATCCTGCGCCTCACCATTCAG GACATTCTAGTGGTGGACTCGGAGGTATGATTGCTGGTGCAGCTGGTGCCGCCGCAGCAGCCTATGGAGCTCACCACGTTGGTCATGCATCACACAACCCTTACGGGCATGCAGGGCACGGAGGGTTTGGCCACGTTGGTCATGCATCTCATGGGTATGGTCATGGTGGTCATGGTAAGTTCAAGCACGGGAAGCATGGAGGCAAGCATGGAGGCAAGTTCAAGCATGGAAAGCACGGGAAACATGGCATGTTTGGAGGAGGAGGCAAATTCAAGAAGTGGAAGTAA